The nucleotide sequence CGCGGCCGGTCGGGCCGCCTGGGCGACCCCGGCTCCTCCCGCTTCTACCTGTCTCTCGAAGACGACCTGATGCGCCTGTTCGGCGCGGACAATATCTCCGGCATCCTTGACCGCCTGGGCATGGACGACAGCATCCCCATCGAGCACTCCCTGGTGACGCGGTCCATCGAGACGGCCCAGAAACGGGTCGAGGCCCGGAACTTCGACATCCGGAAGCACGTCCTGGAATACGACGACGTCATGAACATGCAGCGCGAGGTGATCTACGAGCAGCGCAAGCAGGTCCTGCGCGGGGAGAACCTCAGGCAGAACATCGCGACCATGCTCGACTCGCTGGTCGACGGGGTCATCGACACCTATGCCGACCCCAAGGTCCACCCGGAGGACTGGGACCTCGGGGCGATGCTCGAGTACGTCGAGGCCAACATCCTCCCCGGCAAGCTCCTAAAGGCCGACGAGCTCCAGGGGATGAGCCGCGACGAGATTAAGGAAGCCATCCTCGAGGCGGCGAACCGCCTGTATGACGAGAAGGAGCGGCAGATCGGCCCGGAGACCATGCGCGACCTCGAGAAGTACATCATGCTCAGGGTGGTCGACCAGAAGTGGATGGACCACCTCGACGCCATGGACGACCTCCGCGAGGGGATCAACCTGAGGGCATACGCCCAGAAGGATCCGCTCGTCGAGTATAAGATCGAGGCTTACGACATGTTCCATGGAATGATCCGGTCGATCCAGGAAGACGTGGTCCGCTACATCTTCCGGGTCAACGTCGTCCAGAAGCCGCAACAACGTCGGCAGATCACCCTCAGCGCCGGCGGGTCTGAAGCGGGTTCGGCGGCGATTAAGAAGGCCGCCGCGGCCAGCGGTGCCCCGGCCGACGCCCCACGGGCGGCCGAGGCCGGAGCCGAGGGGCCGCAGCAGCCCATCGTCGTCGGCAAGAAGCCGGGCCGCAACGACCCGTGCCCCTGCGGCAGCGGCAAGAAGTACAAGAAGTGCTGTGGGAAAGACGCTTGAGCGACAGCCCAACGCCCCCAACGACAGAACGAGGTGATGATTCCGGTGCCTTACGAAGACATTGACCGCATGCTGGCCGAGAGCGGCCGGAAGATCGAAGAATTGAGGGATTCACTTTGATCTCCCGGACAAAGAGAAACAGATAGGCGAGCTCGAGACCCAGGCCGGGCAGCCCAACTTCTGGAGCGATCAGGAATCGGCCCAGAAAGTGGTGGCCAGGCTCAGCCGCCTCCGGGAGCACGTGGACAGAGTCCACGGTCTGGCCAAGCGGCATGAGGACCTGGCGATCCTGGCCGAGCTGGGCCGGGAGGAGCAGGACGCGGCCATCGAGGCCGACCTGCAGAAGGACGCCGAGGCCCTCCGCGAGGCGGTCAATCGGGCCGAGGTGGCCACCCTGCTGAGTGGCAAGTACGCCGCCAACGACGCCATCGTCTCCCTCCACGCCGGGGCCGGCGGAACCGAGTCGCAGGACTGGGTGGAGATGCTCCTCCGGATGTACACCCGCTGGGCCGAGCGCCACGGGTACGACGTGAAGATCGTCGACATCCTCCCCGGCGAAGAGGCCGGGATCAAGAGCGTCACCTTCGTCGTCTCGGGCGACAACGCCTATGGCTACCTGCGGGCCGAGAAAGGCGTCCACCGCCTGGTGCGGATCTCGCCCTTCGACTCGTCCGGCCGGCGCCACACCTCCTTCGCCTCCCTCGACGCCATCCCGGAGATCGAGGACGACGGGGACATCGAGATCCGGCCCGAAGACCTGAAGGTCGACACCTTCCGCTCGGGCGGCAAGGGCGGGCAGAACGTCAACAAGGTCGAGACAGCCGTCCGCATCACCCATCTCCCGAGCGGGTTCATCGTCGCCTGCCAGACCGAGCGTTCACAGCTCTCCAACAAGGAGACCGCCCTCCGGATGCTCCGCTCCAAGCTCGTCGAGGCGAAGGAGGAGCAGCAGGCCAAGGAACTGGCCTCGATCCGCGGGGTGCAGACCGAGATCGCCTGGGGGAACCAGATCCGTTCCTACGTGTTCCAGCCCTACACGCTGGTCAAGGACCACCGGACGGCGGTCGAGATCGGCAACGTGCAGGCGGTCATGGATGGGGGGATCGACCCCTTCATCTACGCCTACCTTCAGAAGACGACCAAGGCTGGTTCACCGGCCTAGCCTATCGGTCCTGGACCATTCGAGACGGCCCTGATGAGATCGCCCCGACGAGGATGGAGCGGGAGGTGCCTTCCCATGAGAAGGATCATTGTCCTCACGGTGGTCTTCTTTCTCGCCCTGGCCCTCGTGACCGAATTGGTCCTGCCCTCGGTCATCGCCCGGGGGGTGGCCGGCGGGCTGCGCTCGGCCCTCGGTCCGGGTGACTTCAAGGTACAGCTCAAGGCCTACCCGTCCCTGAAGATGCTGACCGGAAGGTTCGACCAGATCACCATCGAGAGCACCAACGTCCAATCGGCCGGACTGGTCATCGACCAGCTGACGGCGACCATTTCCCAGGTCCAGGTGAACCTGCGCGACTTCCTGGCCAAGAAGATCACCGTCAATCGCGGTTCCAGCGTGGATGTGAAGCTGACGATCAGCGAGAAGAACCTCAAGCAGTACGTGATGGCCGACGTCAAGGGGGTCAAGGACCCGCGTCTGGTGATCGAACCCGGCAAGGTGGTCGCCGGCGGCTATCTGACCTTTGGCGGCAAGGACTACTTCGTCGTCAGCGAGGGCCGCTTCGTCGTCAAGGACGGGGGCAAGATCGGGCTCGAGTTGTTCAAGCTCGCCATCGACGACCAGGAACTCCCGGCCGGCCTGATCAGCAAGGTGATGCAGCTCATCGGCGGCCCGGACCTGTTCATCGACATGTACAAGTTCCCCATCCCGCTCGAGGCCAAAGAGGTCCAGATGAACCAGGGCAACCTGGTCATCGTCGCCCGCGGCATCGGTCGCTAGCTCGGGGGCCTGGGCGGGCCCGCGGTGCGCCCATCATCCGATAGTGAGGAGAGAGCGCCTTGATCCAAAGTCGCGTCAGACCTGTCGCCCTGACCCTCCTGGCCGTGGCCCTCGCCGTGACCCTGCTCTTCGGGGGCTTCGCCCTTGGCCGCCGAGCCCAGGCTCAGGGCGTCGGAGCCCAGCCCGGGACGGCCGATGACCCGGTGGTCACCAAGAGCTACGTCGATCAGTTCGTCGGGCTGCAGGTGGTGAGCGTGCCGGCGGGGCAGCAACTCATCGCCGACGCCGGAGCGGAGATCATCCTCCGGGCCGGGAAGGCCACGGCCATCGCCACTTCCGGCGGGGTGGCCGACCTCACCGCCGGCAAGGACCTGAAGCTCGGCGAGGCCATCGTGGCCAACCACCTCCTCCTCATCCCGCGGTCGGACGGCCGCGGCCTCAAGGCCGTGAACGACCTGGTCCTGATGGTCCGGGGGACGTTCGTGATCAAGTAAGGCGCAAGAAGTAAAGCGGCGGGTCAAGCCGTGAGTCAAGCGGCGGGCACAACGAGGCCCGCCGCTTTATTTGTCTACCGCGCACCCGCCCCGCGGGCCCGGCCCGAGGCCCGCGCGTCCCGCCCGGCGACCAAGCTCCACAGCCATGCCCGAAAGGGTTTTCCCAGCGGGTGGTAGAATAGGAGGAAGGACCTGACGCCGGAGGCTCACCAAATGCCCTCTAACTGGCTTTCCAAACGCTTCTCCGCCATCCTGCTGGCCGTCGCCGTGGCTGCGTCGATAATCGCCTCAGGGGTTGCCGTCTACCGGCGCCAGGCGGCTGTTTCTTGGTCCCCCTCGGTCGACCTGGCCGTCGACTACGACGAGGTCCTGCGCTCGGCCAACGCCCTCAACTTCGACCCGGTCGGCCTGCTCAAGGAACTGCGGGCGGCCGGGTTGACGTCGCTCATCATCCACGAGCGGACCCTTCAGGAGGTCAAGGACTATGGCGAAGCCGGGGTCCTGGACGGCTCGGAGCTGGCCAACCAGGCCTTGGTCGGCCGAGGCGACGGCCTCTACGAAGCCCTCAAGGCGAGCGGCCTCCATGACCCGTGGTCGACCTACGTCATCACCCCCCAGCCGGGCCTGGCCGAGAGCGTGCAGGCCGCCGTGGCCCGGCGTCTCGGGCAGGCGCGAACCGGCTGGTTCCAGTTCGGCGAGGCCCGCGTGGTCATCATCAAGGGGGTCACCCGTGAGGAGGGTCCCTCCGACCCGAGGACCGGGCGGGCCACGGTGAGCCTGACCACCCTCGCCGGCTACTGGCCGACCGACTTCGCTGCGGCCCGGGTCGCCGGCTTGAGGGTCATCCCCGTCCTGGCCAACGACGGGCGTCCCGGGCCGGTCGGCATCGAGCGGATCATCACCCAGATCGAGACAGCGGTCAGCGGGCGGCCGGCGACCGTCGTCCTGTTCAATGAAGATGAAGCCCTGGGCTATCCCGGTGGGCTGGCGGCCACCACCGCCCGCCTGAAGAACCTGGGCTGGGCCGTCGGCGTGGTCCGCGGTCAGCGGCCGGCGGGCCTGGGCGAAATCGTCCACGCGATGGATTACCGCGCCGTCAAGGCGGCCGCCGTCACCCCCGACGCCCGTCCCGAGGACAACCTCCTGGCCGCCAAGGACCGTGCCTACCGCCTCCTGATCATTTCGCCCTTCATGTACCCGAGCGCCGACGCGCCGACCATGCGCCGTCTGGCCGCCGACTTCACCGCCTCCCTCCGCGACGGGCTCGCCCGCTCGGGCCTCAGCCCCGGGGCGGCCGCCCCCATCCATCCCTTTGCCCTGCCCCGCGGTCCGGCCTTCCTGATCGGCTGGGGCGTCCTCGCGGCGGCCTGGGCCGTCTTCGAGGAGCTGATCCATGGGGCTGCTCGCCTCCGGTGGCCGTGGCTGATCGCGAGCGGGCTGGCGGCCGGGGCGGCGACCTACGCCGGACTGCCGGCCCTGTGGCTCGAACTCCTGGCCCTGGTGGCGGCCGTAGTCTACTCGGCCTGGGGCGTCCTGATCTTGCTCCGGGCCATCCTTGAACGGCGGTTCCGACCCGGCTTCGGCAGCGCCCTGGGCCAAGCGACGACGATCACCGCCCTGTCGATCGCCGGCGGGACGGTCGTCACCGCCCTCCTGGCTTCCCCGGCCTACATTCTCGAACTGTCCCTCTTCCGCGGGGTGAAGTTCGCCTTCGTCCTTCCTCTCCTCTTGGTGGCCCTGGCCTTCTTGGCCGAGACGGCCGGCGAAGGGCGAGCCATCCAACGGGCCGTCGAGGCCGTCGAGCACCCGCTGTCCTTCGGCGATGCCCTCTGGCTGGGTCTGGCCGGCCTGTTCGGCCTGGTCTACTTGGGGCGGAGCGGCAACTTCCCAGCCCTGCCGGTGACCCGGGCCGAGAGCCGCCTGCGGGTCCTGCTCGACCGGCTCCTCGAGGCCCGGCCGCGGACCAAGGAGTTCCTAATCGGCCAGCCGGCCACCGTCCTCCTGGGCTTCCGACCGTGGGCCAACCAGGCCGTCATCCTCGCCCTTTCCCTCCTGGCCGTGGTCGGCCAGGTCTCGGTGGTCAACTCCTTCGCCCATCTGCACACCCCGTATCCCTTGTCCCTCATCCGCAGTTTGAATGGATTGATCCTGGGCCTCATCACCGGGCTGGTCCTGGCCGCGGCGGTCGGCCTGTTCGTCGGACCCCGGGGGACCGGGGTCCGCGGAGGGAGTGAGCCCTCTTGACGTCTACCTCGAAAACCTGGCGGAACCTACGTCTGGCGGCCTCGGCCCTGATCGTCCTCGGCCTTCTGGCCGCCGGCTACCAGTTGGCCGAAAGGATGGCCGTCGAACGTCAGAACCGCACGGTCGAGTTGATCATGGACTACGACGAGATCCAGAACCTCGCCCGCACCGAGGGTTACGCGATCGAGCCGCTCCTCGTCGACCTTAGGGCGAGCGGCCTCGGGACCATCGCCATCCCCGAGGACACCATCGAGCGACTGCGCAACGATGGACGGTTGGGCTACTGGCCCGGCGGCCAGTTGGCGGCGATGGCTCTGACCGAAGGGCAGGCTGACCCGGTCCTCTCGGAGATGGCCGCGCAAGGGCGATTGCGCGGGGAATACACCTACGTCCTTTCCTCGGACCCGGCGACCATCGACCGCGTGGCGACCGAGTTGCGCCGTCGCGTCGCTCCCGACGTAACTACCTCAATCGACCTGGGAGCTGGTCGGACCATGCTCGAAGTGCGCCGGCAAGTGGCGGCGGCGGAAGTGATCGGCCTCGGCCCCCGGTCGGAGGAGTACAAGTACCTTGCTTCCCTCGGCTTCCGGACCGCCCCCCGCCTGGCCAACTACCCCGGGGCCACTTCTCAGGACATCGAGCGTGAGCTGGCCGCCCTGGCCAAGGACGGCCGAGCCGGCACGGTCATTTTCGCCGGGAAAGAGGTCCTGGGTTACCCGAACAATCTCGAGGCCACCGCCCGCGGGCTGACCGCGAACCGCCTGACCCTCGGCCTCATCGAGACCCCGGTCCAGCTGTCCCTGGTCCCGCAGGCCGGCCTGTCCGACCTGACCAAACTGGTGAGCTACCGCGCTGCCCGCGTCTACGCCATCTCCCGCAAGGAACTGGACAAGATCACCCCCGCCGAGATGCAGGACCGGTGGGTCCGTTCGGCCAAAGAGCGGAACATCCGGGTGATGTACCTGCGGCCGTTCCTCAAGACCCCCGGGGACCTTCGGAAGATCAACCTCGATCACGTCCGGCTGACCAAAGAGGGTCTGGTCCAGAGCGACTATCGCGTCGGGCCGGCCGCCGGATTGGCCGAAATCCACGTCCCGCGGTGGGTTGCGGCCCTCATCGTCACCGGCGTCGCCGCCGGCGGTTGGCTGCTCCTCCTCGACATCGTCGCCCTGCGGGCCCGGACCGGCCTGGCTCTCTTGCTCCTGGCCGTGCTCGGCGCCCTCTTTGCCGACCTCGTCTTCCCCGGGGCCCGCGGCGGCGGGCTCGGGATCCAGGCCATGGCCCTGGCCAGTGCGCTCATCTTCCCGACCGTCGGGACGGCCTACCCGTTGAAGCGCTGGTCGCGCTATCGTGGTAACCTCCCCCTGACCACGACGCTCGGCGTGGCCACCCTGTCGCTGCTCACGGCCACGGCCATTTCTCTGGCCGGCGCCGTCTTCATCGGGGCCCTCCTCGGCGATATCCGCTACCTCCTCGAATTCGAGTACTTTCGCGGGGTGAAGTTGGTCCATATCGTCCCGATGTTCCTCCTGTCCCTGATCTATCTGGCTTACCACGGCGCCGGGGCGACCCAGCCACCGAGGCGGCGCCGCCCCGACGTTTCCGGCCCGCCGCGCGACGTCATCGTCGAGGCGGCTCATTTCCTTCGGACCCAGGTCCGGGCCAAGCACGTCGTCATCCTTCTCCTGGCGGCGGTGGCCGGCTACATCTACATCGGTCGGACCGGCAACACCTCCGGCCTCGCCGTCAGCTCGTTCGAGCTGAACCTCCGCTCCGGGCTGGAACGCCTTCTGGTGGCCAGGCCGCGGACGAAGGAGTTCCTCATCGGCCACCCGGCCATGATCCTGGCCGCCTGGGCCGCCCTTCGCGGCTACCGTCCCTTGGTTTACCTTCTCATCCTGGCCGGGAGCATCGGCCAGGTGTCGGCGGTGAACTCCTTCGAGCACCTGCGGACGCCCTTCGCCCTGTCCCTCTTCCGTGGAATGAACGGTCTCGTCCTTGGGTACGCCATTGGTGTGGTCGCCCTCTTTGTCATCGACCCCCTGGCCGGCTGGCTCCGAGACCGACTCGGAGGTGGCCGTGGTGCCTAAAGTGGTGATCTCGGGGTACTACGGCTTCGGCAACGCCGGCGACGAGGCCATGCTGACGGCCATCATCGGGGCCCTTCGGCGGCACGGGGACTACGAGTTCGTGGTCCTTTCCGGCGACCCCGAAAGGTCCGCTTCCGAGCACGGCGTCCGCGGTGTCGGCCGGACCGACCTGCCAGCCATTTACCGCGAATTGAGGGGGGCCGAGGCCCTGATCAGCGGCGGCGGCAGCCTCTTGCAGGACGTCACCAGCCAGTTCACCGTGCCTTACTATCTGGGCCTGATCTACTTGGCCAAAGCCCTCGGCCGGAAGGTCGTCGTCTACGGGCAGGGGATCGGCCCTCTCTACTCGACCGGCGCCCGCTGGCTGACCCGGACCATCCTCAACCGGTGCGACCTGATTACCGTCCGTGACGACGCCTCCGCCAATGAGCTGGACCGCCTCGGGGTGAAAAGGCCGCCCATCCACGTCACCGCCGACCCCGTCCTGAGCTTGGCCCGGTCCGGCGCCAGGGACGGACAGATGATCCTGCGGGAGGCCCAGGCCCCGGCCGATGGGCCGCTGATCGGCCTGTCCCCCAGGGAGTGGCTGGGTCGCGCCGACTACAAGGCCGTCTTGGCCAAGGCCGCCGATCACCTGGCCGAGCAGACCGGGGCCAAGATCGTTCTCATCCCCATGCAGCACCCCGAGGATTGGCGGGTCTGCCGGCAGATCCGGGAGCAGATGCGTCGCCCGGCGGCGGTCCTCGAGCGGCATTACGGCGTGGAAGAGCTCCTGGCCGTCTACTCCCGCCTCGACCTCGTCATCGGGATGCGGCTTCACGCCTTGATCTTCGCCGCCCTGGCCGGGACGCCGATGGTCGGTCTGAGTTATGATCCCAAGGTTGATGCCTTCCTCCGGACGCTCGGGCAGGAGCCGGTGGGGACCACTGAGGACCTGCGACTGAGTGAGGTCATCAGCCGTCTGGATCGCGCCTGGGCCGACCGGGTGGCGTCCGGCGAGGAGATCCGTGAACGCTTGCGGGGACTCCGCGAACGGGCCGAGGACAGCGCGGTGTTGACCTCCCGGGTGATCATCGGACGCGCGTCGTCCGGAGGTGTCCGAGATGACTGAGGGGCGGGACAAGGCCCGCGACCGGGTGGATATCCTCGGCGTCTTCATCGACCGGGTCGACCTCGATGGGGCGGCCGCCCTGGTCCGCGGGATGGTCGAGGAACACCGGGCGGCCCGTGACGTGGCCGGGTGCGACGCCGCCGGGCGCGAACCCGGGGGCCGGATGATCGTCACCCCGAACGCCGAGGTCATCTATTCCGCTCGGCAAGATCCAGCCCTGGCCCATATCCTGAACCGGGCCGACCTGGCCGTGGCCGACGGTTCAGGGGTCGTCCTGGCCTCGCGGATCCTGGGTCGGCCGCTGCCCGAGCGGGTGGCCGGTTATGACTTGTTGCTAAAGCTGTTCACGACCGGCGCCGAGGCCGGCTGGCGGGTCTTCCTCTTCGGTACCTATCCGGAGACCGTCGCCGAAGCGGCCCGCCGCCTACCCGGCGACTATCCCGGCCTGATCGTGGCCGGCTTTCACGACGGATACTTCGGGCCGGCCGACGAAGCCGGGATCATCGAGCAGATCAGGGGCAGCCGGGCCGACCTGCTGGTGACCGCCCTGGGCGCGCCGAAGCAAGAACGATGGTTGGCCGCCCACCTGGGCGAGACCGGGGTGGGGGTGGGGATCGGCGTCGGCGGGTCCCTTGACGTCCTGGCCGGGAGGGCTCGCCGGGCGCCCCCGACCTTCCGACGGCTTCACGTCGAGTGGCTCTATCGCTTGGTCCGCGAACCCAAGCGGGCCCGTCGAATTCTCGGCTCCCTGCCGCGCTTCGCCTGGGCCGTGCTGGCCGAACGCGGCCGGCCGCGATCGCCCGCGCGCCCCTGATGACCAGCAAAGGCCAATCGCAAGGGGCCCATCGTCTCCAGTAAGGGAGGTCGCCTAAGACGACAGACTATCGTCAGCTAGAGGAACAAGCCAGGGCCACCCGACGGCACATCATCGAGATGACCGCGGCGGCCAAGTCCGGCCACCCGGGAGGATCCCTCTCCGCCGCGGACATCCTCACCGCGCTCTACTTCGGGGTCCTCCGAATCGATCCCCAACGGCCCAAATGGCCCGATCGGGACCGGTTCGTCCTCTCCAAGGGGCACGCCGCCCCGGCCCTCTACGCCACCCTGGCCGAGCGGGGCTACTTCCCGGTCGAAGAGTTGAAAACGCTCCGCCGCATCCACTCTCACCTTCAGGGCCATCCGGACATGCGCAAGACGGCCGGGGTCGACGCCTCCACCGGATCCCTCGGGCAGGGGCTGTCCATCGCCAACGGCATGGCCCTCGGTGGCAAGCTGGACAACCGCGACTTCCGCGTCTACGCGGTCCTCGGCGACGGGGAATGCGAGGAAGGTCAGATCTGGGAAGCAGCCATGGCTGCCGCCCATTACAAGCTCGACAACCTGACCGCTTTCCTCGACCACAACGGGCTGCAGATCGACGGCCCGATCGAAGCGGTCCTTTCGCCGGAACCGCTGGCCGAGAAGTGGCGGGCCTTCGGCTGGCACGTCATCGAGATCGACGGCCACGATTTCGGGCAGATCCTCAAGGCCGTCGAAGAGGCCAAGCAGACGTCCGGCCGACCGACGATGATCGTCGCCCGGACGGTCAAGGGCAAGGGTTGCTCGTTCATGGAGAACGAGGCCGACTGGCACGGCAAGGCGCCCTCTCCGGAACAGGCCGAGAAGGCGCTCGTTGAACTGCGCGAGACGGCCAAGGGGCCGGCGAGCGGGCCGGCGAAGGGAGGGGCCGGTCAGTGAAGGCCCTCGTCACTCTCGATTCCCAGGCCAAGAAGACGGCAACCCGCGATGCCTACGGGGAGGTCCTGTCCGAGCTCGGGCGGGAGAACCCCGACGTGGTCGTCCTGGACGCCGACCTCTCCAAGTCCACTAAGACGGCCGTCTTCGGCAAGGCCTTCCCGGGTCGCTTTTTCAACATGGGCATCGCCGAGGCCGACCTGATGGCCACGGCGGCCGGCCTGGCGACGGTGGGCAAGATCCCCTTCGCCAGCACCTTCGCCGTCTTCGCCACGGGGCGGGCCTTCGACCAAGTCCGCAACTCCATCTGCTACCCGCGGCTGAACGTCAAGATCGGGGCCAGCCACGCCGGCCTCACCGTCGGCGAGGACGGGGGTTCCCACCAGTCGGTCGAGGACATCGCCCTGATGCGCGTCCTGCCGAACATGACCGTCATCGTCCCGGCCGACGCCGCCGAGACGAAGGCCGCCGTCCGCGCGGCCGCGGCCCTCGATGGCCCGGTCTATCTGCGCTTCGGCCGGGTCGGGGTGCCCGCCCTCTTCGGCCCGGACTACCAGTTCCGGGTCGGCGAGGCGGCCGTCATCCGGGAGGGCCGCGACGTAACCATCTTCGCCTGCGGGGTGATGGTCGCCGAGGCCCTCAAAGCCGCCGCCGGCCTGGCCGGCGAAGGCCTCGAAGCCGAAGTGGTAAACGTCAGCACGATCAAGCCCTTCGATGTCCGGACGGCCGTCGAATCGGTCAGGAAGACGGGGGCGGCCGTTTCCGCCGAAGAGCACTCGATCATCGGCGGGCTCGGCGGGGCGGTGGCCGAATGCCTGGCCGAGAACCTGCCCGCCCCGCTGGTGCGGGTCGGCCTGAAAGACACCTTCGGCGAGTCCGGCACGCCCGATGAACTGCTGGCGGCCTATGGCCTGACCGCTCCCGACATCGTCAAGGCGGCCAGGGAGGCCGTCGCCCGCAAGGCGCGGTAGGGCGCGGGGCCGCGGCGAGGCCGCGGGCTCCCGGCCGCCGTGGCCCAGGCGCCGGCATAGCCCCGTTCCCAGGCGGCATGCTATGGTCGAATCTCTACAAGGGAGGATCGACCTGTCATGCCCAACGTCACCCGCTGGGAACCCTTCCGCGACCTGGCCAGCTTCCGCGACGATATCAACCGGCTCTGGACCGAGACCCTCAGCCGGTGGCCGGAAGGTGGCTGGCGAGGGGGCTGGAACCCGGCCATCGACATGCACGAGACCGATGCGGACGTGGTGATCACGGCCGAAGTTCCGGGGGTCACCCGCGACCAGATCGAACTGTCGGTGACCACCGACAGCGTGACCATCGCCGGCCAGACCGAAGGCGCCCGGCAGGAAGCCGACAAGGAACGCCACTATCACCGGCAGGAGCGCTACTTCGGCCAGTTCTCACGGACGGTCCAGCTGCCGACATTGATCGACCCGGCCCGGGCGATGGCCACCTTCCACGACGGCCTGCTGACCATCACCCTGCCCAAGTCCGAGGAACACCGGCCGAAGAAGATCCCCATTCAGCCCCGGTGACCTAAGCACGAGAGACCCAGGAACCCAACGATTTGCGAGCGAAAGTCAACTAGACAATAATCCCTCCAAGCGAGCCGCTGGTCATCCGACCAGCGGCTATTTGTTACCGCTTGGCGAAGCTTTGACATAATTGACAAAACCCAGGAGGAAACCTGACAAAACCCGTCGAAGAGAGCCGTACAACCGCTAACCGCGCCGCTTCACATAAGCACATCAAGACATAATCCGCGACCGCTGGGCGGTTGCCCGACGCCACTGCTTCGGAGGGGTTACCAGGTTGATCCAGTTCATTGACGTAACGAAGGTCTACCCCAACGACATCGTCGCCCTCAAGGACATCAACCTCGGCGTCGAACGAGGCGATTTCGTGTTCATCGTCGGTCCCAGCGGGGCCGGCAAATCCACCCTCATCCGCCTGCTCTACCGGGAAGAGACGGCCAGCCGCGGCCAGGTCATCGTCCACGGCAAGAACGTCGCTCGGCTTCGCCGTTCCTCCGTCCCCCTGCTCCGCCGGACCATCGGGGTCATCTTTCAGGACTTCAAGCTCTTGGCCGACCGCAACGCCTTCGACAACGTGGCCTTCGCCCTGGAGGCCACCGAGGCGCCGCGACGCGAGATCCGCAAGCGCGTCCCG is from Bacillota bacterium and encodes:
- a CDS encoding DUF5693 family protein encodes the protein MTSTSKTWRNLRLAASALIVLGLLAAGYQLAERMAVERQNRTVELIMDYDEIQNLARTEGYAIEPLLVDLRASGLGTIAIPEDTIERLRNDGRLGYWPGGQLAAMALTEGQADPVLSEMAAQGRLRGEYTYVLSSDPATIDRVATELRRRVAPDVTTSIDLGAGRTMLEVRRQVAAAEVIGLGPRSEEYKYLASLGFRTAPRLANYPGATSQDIERELAALAKDGRAGTVIFAGKEVLGYPNNLEATARGLTANRLTLGLIETPVQLSLVPQAGLSDLTKLVSYRAARVYAISRKELDKITPAEMQDRWVRSAKERNIRVMYLRPFLKTPGDLRKINLDHVRLTKEGLVQSDYRVGPAAGLAEIHVPRWVAALIVTGVAAGGWLLLLDIVALRARTGLALLLLAVLGALFADLVFPGARGGGLGIQAMALASALIFPTVGTAYPLKRWSRYRGNLPLTTTLGVATLSLLTATAISLAGAVFIGALLGDIRYLLEFEYFRGVKLVHIVPMFLLSLIYLAYHGAGATQPPRRRRPDVSGPPRDVIVEAAHFLRTQVRAKHVVILLLAAVAGYIYIGRTGNTSGLAVSSFELNLRSGLERLLVARPRTKEFLIGHPAMILAAWAALRGYRPLVYLLILAGSIGQVSAVNSFEHLRTPFALSLFRGMNGLVLGYAIGVVALFVIDPLAGWLRDRLGGGRGA
- a CDS encoding DUF5693 family protein, whose amino-acid sequence is MPSNWLSKRFSAILLAVAVAASIIASGVAVYRRQAAVSWSPSVDLAVDYDEVLRSANALNFDPVGLLKELRAAGLTSLIIHERTLQEVKDYGEAGVLDGSELANQALVGRGDGLYEALKASGLHDPWSTYVITPQPGLAESVQAAVARRLGQARTGWFQFGEARVVIIKGVTREEGPSDPRTGRATVSLTTLAGYWPTDFAAARVAGLRVIPVLANDGRPGPVGIERIITQIETAVSGRPATVVLFNEDEALGYPGGLAATTARLKNLGWAVGVVRGQRPAGLGEIVHAMDYRAVKAAAVTPDARPEDNLLAAKDRAYRLLIISPFMYPSADAPTMRRLAADFTASLRDGLARSGLSPGAAAPIHPFALPRGPAFLIGWGVLAAAWAVFEELIHGAARLRWPWLIASGLAAGAATYAGLPALWLELLALVAAVVYSAWGVLILLRAILERRFRPGFGSALGQATTITALSIAGGTVVTALLASPAYILELSLFRGVKFAFVLPLLLVALAFLAETAGEGRAIQRAVEAVEHPLSFGDALWLGLAGLFGLVYLGRSGNFPALPVTRAESRLRVLLDRLLEARPRTKEFLIGQPATVLLGFRPWANQAVILALSLLAVVGQVSVVNSFAHLHTPYPLSLIRSLNGLILGLITGLVLAAAVGLFVGPRGTGVRGGSEPS
- a CDS encoding SEC-C metal-binding domain-containing protein → VEAKEGVKIEQETQTLATITIQNYFRMYKKLAGMTGTAATEEEEFRKIYGMDVIIVPTYRPIIRKDHPDTIYRSEKGKFEAVVGEIEELYDRGQPVLVGTISIEKSERLAKMLEKKGIPHQVLNAKHHEREAEIIAQAGRVGQVTIATNMAGRGTDILLGGNPEFMARQKMRQKDHTDEVISAISDKIPPTDPALTEARQEYLGYLEEATAETRQAHDRVVEVGGLHIIGTERHEARRIDNQLRGRSGRLGDPGSSRFYLSLEDDLMRLFGADNISGILDRLGMDDSIPIEHSLVTRSIETAQKRVEARNFDIRKHVLEYDDVMNMQREVIYEQRKQVLRGENLRQNIATMLDSLVDGVIDTYADPKVHPEDWDLGAMLEYVEANILPGKLLKADELQGMSRDEIKEAILEAANRLYDEKERQIGPETMRDLEKYIMLRVVDQKWMDHLDAMDDLREGINLRAYAQKDPLVEYKIEAYDMFHGMIRSIQEDVVRYIFRVNVVQKPQQRRQITLSAGGSEAGSAAIKKAAAASGAPADAPRAAEAGAEGPQQPIVVGKKPGRNDPCPCGSGKKYKKCCGKDA
- a CDS encoding DUF2993 domain-containing protein; translation: MRRIIVLTVVFFLALALVTELVLPSVIARGVAGGLRSALGPGDFKVQLKAYPSLKMLTGRFDQITIESTNVQSAGLVIDQLTATISQVQVNLRDFLAKKITVNRGSSVDVKLTISEKNLKQYVMADVKGVKDPRLVIEPGKVVAGGYLTFGGKDYFVVSEGRFVVKDGGKIGLELFKLAIDDQELPAGLISKVMQLIGGPDLFIDMYKFPIPLEAKEVQMNQGNLVIVARGIGR
- the prfB gene encoding peptide chain release factor 2 (programmed frameshift) is translated as MLAESGRKIEELRDSLDLPDKEKQIGELETQAGQPNFWSDQESAQKVVARLSRLREHVDRVHGLAKRHEDLAILAELGREEQDAAIEADLQKDAEALREAVNRAEVATLLSGKYAANDAIVSLHAGAGGTESQDWVEMLLRMYTRWAERHGYDVKIVDILPGEEAGIKSVTFVVSGDNAYGYLRAEKGVHRLVRISPFDSSGRRHTSFASLDAIPEIEDDGDIEIRPEDLKVDTFRSGGKGGQNVNKVETAVRITHLPSGFIVACQTERSQLSNKETALRMLRSKLVEAKEEQQAKELASIRGVQTEIAWGNQIRSYVFQPYTLVKDHRTAVEIGNVQAVMDGGIDPFIYAYLQKTTKAGSPA
- the csaB gene encoding polysaccharide pyruvyl transferase CsaB, encoding MPKVVISGYYGFGNAGDEAMLTAIIGALRRHGDYEFVVLSGDPERSASEHGVRGVGRTDLPAIYRELRGAEALISGGGSLLQDVTSQFTVPYYLGLIYLAKALGRKVVVYGQGIGPLYSTGARWLTRTILNRCDLITVRDDASANELDRLGVKRPPIHVTADPVLSLARSGARDGQMILREAQAPADGPLIGLSPREWLGRADYKAVLAKAADHLAEQTGAKIVLIPMQHPEDWRVCRQIREQMRRPAAVLERHYGVEELLAVYSRLDLVIGMRLHALIFAALAGTPMVGLSYDPKVDAFLRTLGQEPVGTTEDLRLSEVISRLDRAWADRVASGEEIRERLRGLRERAEDSAVLTSRVIIGRASSGGVRDD